TTTGAAAATCGAAGATTATGAAGGAGAAAAAGTTGACCATAAGGTTGGTAAGTTATACTTTGATGCCAACAAGGCTGTTGAAGAAGATGAAAAATTGGCAGCTAAGGTAGATGAATTGATACAAAAATATGAAAATGGTGAAGATGAGGAATTAAATGCAATCTTCGAGCAAGTAGTTTCAACTTGTATCTCTGGAATGAAGCAGTCACTTCAAAGAATGAATATAAATCATGATGATTTTGTATGGGAAGGTCAGTTTGTAAGAAGCGGTGAAGTTGATGACCTTGTAAACTATATTCAGCGTGAAGGTTTTACCCGTGAAAACGATGTGTTATACATTGACCTTACAGACTTCAACATTGAAAAAGAATTCGTTTTAAGAAGATCAAACGGTACATCACTTTATTCAACTCGTGATTTGGCATACCATAAGTATAAAGCAACTTTAGGTGATACTGTACTTGATATTTTAGGTTCAGACCACAAGTTGGCTGCAAAGCAAATCAAGGTAATATTTGAAGAAATCTTCAGGCAAACTCCTCCTGAAGTGATATTCTATGAATTCATCACATTGCCTGAAGGATCAATGTCAACAAGAAAAGGAAAATTTGTATCAGTCGATGAGCTGATTGATGAGGCAGTCCTTAGGGCGCATGATGAAATAAAATCAAGAAACCCTGATTTAACTGAAGATGAAATTGCACCTATGGCAGAAGAAATTGGAATAGGGGCAGTAAGATTCTTCATTGCAAAATTATCTCCAGAAAAACACTTGACATTCAAATGGGATGAAGCATTAAGCTTTGAAAGAGGCTGTGCATCAATCCAATACGCTCATGCAAGGGCATGCAAATTGCTTGAAAAATCAGGTAAGGACATTTCCTCTTTGACTGTCAGTGATGAATGGGCTCCTGATGAAACAGAAAAGGACTTAATCAGACAAATAGCCAAGTTCCCACAGGTTGTAGAAGACTGTGCTAATAAGCAAAGGGTACACAATATTACCCAATATGCACAGGACCTTGCAGGTTCATTCAACAAATTCTACAAAGAAGAACAAGTAATTGGTTCTGATGTGGAAGACACTAGGTTAATTATTGTTGACAGAGCAAAAACAACCATTAAAAATGCTTTAGACATTTTAGGTGTAACAGCACCTCAAAAAATGTAGGTGGGTTTTTAACTCATCTTTTTATTTTTTATATTTTAATATCAATATTGATTTAAACTTGCTAATTTTCGATTCTAATCCAATATTGAAGTTTGTTCGTCGTAATTTTTATATATTGATAGTTTTA
This region of Methanobrevibacter sp. genomic DNA includes:
- the argS gene encoding arginine--tRNA ligase; the protein is MYFEIEKQAIDAINKALDQYDEEIDRDFRLDFPPNPNLGDLASTIAFALTKKLKTSPPEVAKDLVDKIEVPEIFSKVQNFGPYVNFFIDYNKFSKLLLEKVDENYGQLPETGEKIVLEHTSANPNGPLHIGHIRNSIFGDSLSRLLRLAGRDVSTQYYVNDMGRQIAIIVCGITELGLKIEDYEGEKVDHKVGKLYFDANKAVEEDEKLAAKVDELIQKYENGEDEELNAIFEQVVSTCISGMKQSLQRMNINHDDFVWEGQFVRSGEVDDLVNYIQREGFTRENDVLYIDLTDFNIEKEFVLRRSNGTSLYSTRDLAYHKYKATLGDTVLDILGSDHKLAAKQIKVIFEEIFRQTPPEVIFYEFITLPEGSMSTRKGKFVSVDELIDEAVLRAHDEIKSRNPDLTEDEIAPMAEEIGIGAVRFFIAKLSPEKHLTFKWDEALSFERGCASIQYAHARACKLLEKSGKDISSLTVSDEWAPDETEKDLIRQIAKFPQVVEDCANKQRVHNITQYAQDLAGSFNKFYKEEQVIGSDVEDTRLIIVDRAKTTIKNALDILGVTAPQKM